From the Limanda limanda chromosome 2, fLimLim1.1, whole genome shotgun sequence genome, one window contains:
- the LOC133023368 gene encoding zinc finger protein 239-like, translated as MSSPEELKPAEADESRTHQCQNCGKGFSRICSLRRHELTHTEEELYHCEQCGSSFSQLNAYNLHLYTHPEETLYCCDQCGMDFSDQSSYRKHLRDHTGPYQCDQCEKSFSYFSIYKIHMRVHTKEKPYCCDQCPKSFSFLSSYKRHLLSHSGEKPYQCDFCGKSFTQSGHFSLHLRNHTGEKPFECEQCDKSFSDLSSYKIHLRVHTGEKPYCCDQCGRSFSQLGNYKSHMRIHTGEKPFQCELCEKSFSISKTYKQHVRTHTGEKPYQCKDCGKGFGRLSNYMRHLRIHTGEQPFSCEQCGKCFNSSYSYSRHLRVHTGEKPYWCSQCKRLFTRSQSLKKHRCVEVDDESLSVCTKEEQISCSLTEPTSDNQL; from the exons ATGagttctccagaggag TTGAAACCGGCAGAGGCAGACGAGAGCAGAACTCATCAGTGTCAGAACTGTGGGAAAGGTTTTAGTCGGATTTGTAGTCTTAGAAGACATGAACTCACCCACACTGAGGAAGAACTGTATCACTGTGAACAATgtgggagcagcttcagccaacTAAATGCATACAACCTCCACTTGTATACCCACCCTGAAGAGACGCTGTACTGCTGTGACCAGTGTGGGATGGATTTCAGTGACCAGAGCTCTTACAGGAAACACCTGCGTGACCACACTGGACCATACCAGTGTGACCAGTGTGAAAAGAGTTTCAGTTACTTCAGCATTTACAAGATACACATGCGAGTCCACACGAAAGAAAAGCCGTACTGCTGTGACCAGTGTCCAAAGAGTTTTAGCTTTTTAAGCTCATACAAGCGACACCTGCTCAGCCACAGTGGAGAGAAGCCGTACCAGTGTGACTTCTGTGGAAAGAGTTTCACCCAGTCTGGACACTTTAGTCTGCATCTACGAAACCACACAGGAGAAAAACCGTTTGAGTGTGAGCAGTGTGACAAGAGTTTCAGTGACTTGAGTAGTTATAAGATACACCTTCGTGTCCACACCGGAGAGAAACCTTATTGCTGTGACCAGTGTGGGAGGAGTTTCTCTCAGTTGGGAAATTACAAGTCACACATGCGTATCCACACCGGAGAAAAACCTTTCCAGTGTGAACTCTGTGAGAAAAGTTTCTCTATCTcaaaaacatataaacaacatGTGCGCACTCACACAGGAGAAAAACCGTACCAGTGTAAAGATTGTGGAAAAGGTTTTGGTCGCTTAAGCAACTATATGCGCCACCTTCGTATCCATACAGGAGAGCAACCATTCAGCTGTGAACAGTGTGGGAAATGTTTCAACAGTTCGTACAGTTACAGCCGTCACCTGCGAGTCCACACCGGAGAGAAACCTTACTGGTGTTCACAGTGTAAGAGGCTGTTCACACGCTCACAGTCTTTAAAGAAACACCGCTGCGTTGAGGTAGATGACGAAAGTTTATCTGTGTGCACCAAAGAAGAACAAATAAGTTGCTCATTAACAGAACCTACAAGTGACAACCAGTTATAA
- the p2rx3b gene encoding P2X purinoceptor 3b, with protein sequence MWSCITDFFTYETTKSVVVKSWTIGIINRVVQLLIITYFIGWVFVNEKAYQVRDTAIESSVMTKVKGFGIYNNKVMDVADYVTPTQGASVFCIITKLITTENQVQGYCPESERKYNCIQDSDCSKQLNKPGSYGILTGKCVPFNATLKMCQIKGWCPAEIDTIKTTPMMEVENFTIFIKNSIRFPTFNYTKGNFLPTITDEYIQRCNFDMVNNTYCPIFRVGDVVRYAQQDFTKLAKKGGVIGIKIGWMCDLDKSDDQCNPSYSFTRLDAMSEKNAVSPGYNFRFAKYYKMENGTDYRTLVKAYAIRFDVLVNGNAGKFNMIPTLINMVAAFTSVGVGTVLCDIILLNFLKGAEQYKAKKFEEVSDSPLDNQRNGLYRSQLSLRHNETLMRSSDSGAFSIEHYS encoded by the exons ATGTGGTCCTGCATAACAGACTTCTTCACCTACGAAACCACCAAGTCAGTGGTCGTGAAGAGCTGGACCATCGGCATCATCAACCGTGTCGTCCAACTTCTCATCATCACTTACTTCATCGG ttggGTCTTTGTCAATGAGAAGGCCTACCAGGTGAGAGACACAGCTATTGAATCATCAGTGATGACCAAAGTCAAAGGTTTTGGAATCTACAATAACAAGGTCATGGATGTTGCAGACTACGTCACTCCTACACAG gGAGCTTCAGTCTTCTGCATCATTACTAAACTGATTACTACTGAGAACCAAGTCCAGGGATACTGTCCTGAG agtgAGAGGAAGTATAATTGTATCCAGGACAGTGACTGCTCGAAACAGCTCAATAAACCAGGAAGTTATG GAATACTTACAGGCAAATGTGTTCCTTTCAATGCCACTCTAAAAATGTGTCAGATAAAAGGATGGTGTCCTGCTGAGATCGACACCATCAAGAC aACGCCAATGATGGAAGTAGAGAATTTCACCATTTTCATTAAGAATAGCATCCGCTTCCCAACCTTCAACTATACAAA agggAACTTCCTTCCTACTATCACAGACGAATACATCCAAAGATGTAACTTTGACATGGTCAACAACACCTACTGCCCCATCTTCAGAGTGGGAGATGTCGTCCGCTATGCGCAGCAGGACTTCACCAAACTGGCAAAAAAG GGAGGTGTGATTGGAATAAAGATCGGATGGATGTGTGATCTGGACAAATCAGACGATCAGTGTAACCCCTCATACTCCTTCACTCGACTTGATGCCATGTCAGAGAAGAATGCTGTCTCACCAGGCTACAACTTCAG GTTTGCCAAGTATTACAAGATGGAGAATGGGACAGACTATCGCACTCTGGTGAAAGCCTATGCTATTAGGTTTGATGTCCTGGTTAATGGAAAC GCAGGGAAGTTCAACATGATCCCCACACTCATCAACATGGTGGCAGCCTTCACATCAGTGGGAGTG GGAACAGTGCTGTGTGACATCATACTGCTGAACTTCCTAAAAGGAGCGGAGCAGTACAAAGCCAAGAAATTTGAAGAg GTGTCGGACAGCCCGCTGGACAACCAAAGAAACGGGCTTTACCGCTCACAGCTTTCACTCAGACATAACGAGACCTTAATGAGGTCCAGTGACTCAGGGGCGTTTTCTATTGAACATTACAGCTAA